The proteins below come from a single Heliangelus exortis chromosome 31, bHelExo1.hap1, whole genome shotgun sequence genomic window:
- the TMDD1 gene encoding transmembrane and death domain protein 1 — protein sequence MLAPVGLLVLVVAAGGRCERAVAANVGHHAMSRIAELLSPAECRRLRGGLEQPEVLGGSQEKKKNQHRALRGRSGCSESLRLWLETAGEVTTWDRLTRVLHQIGRSDIARELGKNLNQDRSLELKRNVEEYGRSLQHSTSSLLLDVWEHGGERGRRAPEEEGDPGDLLFERRPPPPYTRSLLGWVGPVVSGILGGFLISLLFTVGAACSWRWTLGSGGTGMWSKAEQLPGGKMGLNKASWRG from the coding sequence ATGCTGGCACCCGTGGGACTCCTCGTGCTCGTGGTGGCCGCGGGTGGGAGGTGCGAGAGGGCTGTGGCTGCCAACGTGGGGCACCACGCCATGAGCCGCATCGCTGAGCTCCTGTCCCCCGCCGAGTGCCGCCGTCTCCGGGGGGGGTTGGAGCAGCCCGAGGTGCTGGGGGGctcccaggagaaaaaaaaaaaccagcaccgAGCCCTCCGAGGTCGCTCGGGATGCTCGGAATCCCTCCGGCTCTGGCTGGAGACGGCGGGAGAGGTGACAACGTGGGACAGGCTGACCCGTGTCCTCCATCAGATCGGGCGCTCCGACATCGCCCGGGAATTGGGGAAAAACCTGAACCAGGACAGGAGCCTGGAGCTGAAGAGGAACGTGGAGGAGTACGGGCGCAGCTTGCAGCACAgcacctcctccctgctgctggatgTCTGGGAGCAcggaggggagaggggcaggagagcACCGGAGGAAGAAGGGGACCCGGGGGACCTGCTCTTTGAGAGGCGCCCACCCCCCCCCTACACCCGCAGCCTCCTGGGCTGGGTGGGTCCCGTGGTCTCGGGCATCCTCGGGGGGTTCCTCATCTCCCTCCTCTTCACCGTGGGTGCCGCGTGTTCCTGGCGCTGGACGCTGGGCTCGGGTGGCACCGGGATGTGGTCCAAAGCGGAGCAACTCCCAGGAGGGAAAATGGGACTCAATAAAGCCTCGTGGAGGGGCTGA
- the FIGNL2 gene encoding fidgetin-like protein 2: MHWSPEHAQSLNQWPEQHLDVSSTTSSPAHKSELYPSTRQRFNYAWANDDISALTASNLLKRYAEKYSGVLDAPYERPALSSYGDGAFGTVNGQKGDGEPWPGAHGSDGSYPLTPLHDALPGAKGVVPPAVPPGGGAIGLGGSPVVSANLADPIYPGNSCGGAAAGSAGLGSSQEYPSGYGGTYLPSGYCTQPAAALPPPHPPGLLQPPHPSPALVPAYGSSGPVYNYAAGTYPPQPGYGAIHPPHPSASYLPSAIATPTPIPAPPPPTRPTYGYQGAGLGPLAVPPLGTEAAGGALKRKAFDISGGEDEGEGRYRKYSYEQPKSPYPMSDNGECRGNGFGGSTESPQVTFKPGKRPSGAGNAEEHGGKYGGQAMKSMVSPPYGAGDAPLRPPEPFEKFSPPLANGERAAEPGPPFPLRLPPKAPLFGSAPVEEQPKNVDPMVLELVNTKMVERGPPVQWADIAGQVSVKATIEEELVWPILRPGAYTGANRPPRTILLFGPRGTGKTLLSRCISTQLGSTLLKLSGATLLSTWKAEAEKILQTVFFVASCRQPAVVLITEAESLLVARASEDGSQVSSLKSQLLSYMDNVSTSSEQNVVIIGTTSRPGSMDEASHRRFAKRFYISPPDSVARRQILHHALAQRSSCLSEREMSSLVQHTESFSGSELVQLCQHAGATTTLHALPGQIQPTSYQDFEKAFCKVRPAASQKELDLFLEWDKMYGTRH; the protein is encoded by the coding sequence ATGCACTGGTCACCAGAGCATGCCCAGTCCCTCAACCAGTGGCCGGAGCAGCACCTCGACGtctcctccaccacctcctctccAGCCCACAAATCCGAGCTCTACCCCAGCACCCGACAACGTTTCAACTACGCTTGGGCCAACGACGACATCTCGGCCCTCACCGCCTCCAACCTCCTCAAGAGGTACGCCGAGAAGTATTCGGGGGTGCTGGACGCACCCTACGAGCGCCCGGCGCTGAGCAGCTACGGGGATGGAGCCTTCGGGACGGTTAACGGGCAGAAAGGGGACGGGGAGCCCTGGCCGGGGGCTCACGGCTCCGACGGCTCCTACCCCCTGACCCCCCTCCACGATGCTCTCCCGGGGGCCAAGGGGGTGGTGCCCCCCGCCGTTCCCCCCGGCGGTGGAGCCATCGGCCTGGGGGGTTCCCCCGTGGTCTCGGCCAACCTCGCCGACCCCATTTATCCCGGGAATTCCTGCGGAGGAGCCGCCGCCGGTTCGGCTGGGTTGGGGTCATCTCAGGAATATCCCTCAGGCTACGGCGGCACCTACTTGCCCTCCGGCTACTGCACCCAACCCGCGGCCGCGCTtccccccccgcaccccccggggctcctgcagcccccgcACCCCTCGCCCGCCCTCGTCCCGGCCTACGGCTCCTCCGGTCCCGTCTACAACTACGCGGCCGGCACCTACCCGCCCCAGCCGGGCTACGGGGCCATCCACCCGCCCCATCCCTCCGCTTCCTACCTCCCCTCCGCCATcgccacccccacccccataccggcccccccgccccccacTCGCCCCACCTATGGCTACCAGGGGGCGGGTTTGGGCCCGCTGGCCGTGCCGCCCCTGGGCACGGAGGCGGCGGGAGGAGCCCTGAAGCGTAAAGCGTTCGACATCTCCGGCGGGGAGGACGAAGGGGAGGGCAGGTACAGGAAATACAGCTACGAGCAGCCAAAGTCCCCCTACCCCATGTCGGACAACGGCGAGTGCCGGGGCAACGGGTTCGGTGGCAGCACCGAGTCCCCTCAGGTGACCTTCAAGCCCGGGAAGCGGCCGTCGGGAGCCGGGAACGCCGAGGAGCACGGCGGGAAATACGGGGGGCAAGCGATGAAGAGCATGGTGTCACCACCCTACggtgctggggatgctcctcTGAGGCCACCCGAGCCCTTCGAGAAGTTCAGTCCCCCCCTGGCCAACggggagagggcagcagagccGGGCCCCCCCTTCCCGTTGCGGCTGCCCCCCAAAGCACCGCTCTTCGGCAGCGCCCCGGTGGAGGAGCAACCCAAGAACGTCGACCCCATGGTCTTGGAGCTGGTGAACACCAAGATGGTGGAGAGAGGGCCACCCGTGCAGTGGGCAGACATCGCTGGGCAGGTCTCTGTGAAAGCCACCATCGAGGAGGAGCTGGTGTGGCCCATCCTACGGCCCGGTGCCTACACCGGGGCGAACCGGCCGCCCCGAACCATCCTGCTCTTCGGTCCCCGGGGCACGGGGAAGACCCTGCTGAGCCGCTGCATCTCCACCCAGCTGGGCTCCACCTTGCTGAAGCTCAGCGGAGCGACCCTGCTCTCCACCTGGAAAGCTGAAGCCGAGAAGATCCTGCAGACCGTCTTCTTCGTGGCCAGCTGCCGGCAGCCCGCCGTGGTGCTCATCACCGAGGCCGAGTCCTTGCTGGTGGCCCGGGCCAGCGAGGACGGCAGCCAGGTCAGCAGCCTGaaatcccagctcctttcctACATGGACAACGTCTCTACCTCATCCGAGCAGAACGTGGTCATCATCGGCACCACCTCCAGGCCCGGCAGCATGGACGAAGCTTCCCACCGCCGCTTCGCCAAACGCTTCTACATCTCCCCCCCCGACAGCGTCGCCCGGAGACAGATCCTCCACCACGCCCTGGCCCAGAGAAGCTCCTGTCTGAGCGAGAGGGAGATGTCCTCCTTGGTGCAGCACACCGAGAGCTTCTCTGGCAGCGAGCTGGTCCAGCTCTGCCAACACGCCGGGGCCACCACCACCCTGCACGCTTTGCCGGGGCAGATCCAACCCACCTCCTACCAGGACTTTGAGAAAGCCTTCTGCAAGGTCcgccctgctgcctcccagaaGGAGCTGGACTTGTTCCTGGAGTGGGATAAAATGTATGGCACCCGGCACTGA